The following are encoded together in the Daucus carota subsp. sativus chromosome 5, DH1 v3.0, whole genome shotgun sequence genome:
- the LOC108219674 gene encoding uncharacterized protein LOC108219674 isoform X1, with protein sequence MRFLFKNNKLNSSITHWSTSGGLRCIVTSCRAVVLPRFGGPEVMELRDDVSVPNLNPNEVLVRARAVSVNPLDTRMRAGYGRSIFQPLLPIILGRDVSGEVVDVGGSVKSFRVGQEVFGALHPTAARGTYADYVILSEDQLVPKPPSMSHVEASAIPFAALTAWRALKSTARITKGQRVLVIGGGGAVGFAAVQLAVAAGCHVSSTCADESIDRLLAAGAEQAIDYTSEDVEVSLQGHFDAALDTIGVAETERVAISLLKRGGHYMTLQGETASLSDRYGVAIGLPMATTILLKKQLEYQFSHGIAYWWTYMRADPEGLHEIHRLTEAGKLKIPVEKTLPITQVKEAHDAKDQRKIIGKVVLEVD encoded by the exons atgcGCTTCTTATTTAAAAACAACAAATTGAATTCTTCTATAACCCATTGGTCCACGTCAGGGGGCTTGAGATGCATCGTTACGAGCTGCAGAGCCGTGGTGCTGCCCCGGTTCGGGGGTCCGGAGGTGATGGAGCTCCGGGATGACGTCAGTGTGCCCAATTTGAATCCTAACGAGGTCCTGGTTCGAGCCCGTGCCGTCTCCGTTAATCCGCTTGATACTAGG ATGCGAGCTGGCTACGGGCGTTCAATATTTCAGCCTTTATTGCCAATAATTTTGGGTCGTGATGTTAGTGGTGAAGTTGTTGATGTGGGAGGTTCTGTTAAGTCTTTTCGTGTCGGGCAGGAAGTATTTGGGGCACTGCATCCAACTGCTGCGAGGGGCACTTATGCAGATTATGTTATTCTTTCAGAAGATCAACTTGTTCCAAAACCACCATCAATGTCACATGTG GAAGCAAGTGCTATTCCTTTTGCTGCATTGACTGCATGGCGTGCTCTTAAAAGTACTGCCAGAATAACAAAAGG TCAAAGAGTACTGGTGATAGGTGGAGGTGGAGCTGTAGGTTTTGCTGCAGTTCAGCTTGCTGTGGCTGCAGGCTGTCATGTGTCAAGTACATGTGCTGATGAAAGTATTGATCGGCTTTTGGCAGCTGGTGCTGAACAGGCTATTGACTATACATCAGAG GATGTTGAAGTATCCTTGCAAGGGCATTTCGATGCTGCATTGGACACAATCGGTGTGGCAGAGACAGAAAGAGTAGCAATTAGTCTCTTGAAGCGAGGGGGACACTATATGACATTGCAA GGAGAAACTGCATCATTGAGTGATAGGTATGGAGTGGCTATTGGTCTTCCTATGGCTACGACCATTTTACTGAAGAAGCAGTTGGAATATCAATTCTCTCATGGAATAG CATATTGGTGGACATATATGCGAGCTGATCCTGAAGGTTTACACGAGATTCACAGACTGACCGAGGCTGGAAAGTTGAAGATACCTGTAGAGAAAACTCTACCAATTACTCAGGTGAAAGAAGCCCACGATGCCAAAGATCAGAGAAAAATTATCGGTAAAGTTGTGCTGGAAGTTGACTGA